From one Triticum urartu cultivar G1812 chromosome 3, Tu2.1, whole genome shotgun sequence genomic stretch:
- the LOC125542431 gene encoding chitinase CLP-like, translating into MWQSKPVLMLLLLAVSTVATSGKPLLTKITKGASTALYTAPLSAGRPLVLDLSAPAITTPCSGQTTTVTLSANSTNGSNPLSSVSFAATATCAAAPSGAVGVAGLARSSASFPAQVASTQKVANSFALCLPSDGRTGFSGNGVGAAIFGGGPFFLAPPADRPSITTLLSDGIPLRQPFSGNPGYFVSATNGIAIDGTRVAVSGSGALVVGLSTTIPYAQLRSDVYRPVIAAFDRAMGASAKVAAVAPFELCYDSSKLAPTRFGYLVPNVDVMLEGGTNWTVVGGNSMAQVNSGTACFAFVRSGGSTGSATPAVVIGGFQMENKLVVLDNSKKTLSFTQNLPGMGFSCSNFNFTKAA; encoded by the coding sequence ATGTGGCAGTCCAAGCCAGTCCTGATGCTCCTCCTGCTCGCCGTCTCCACAGTGGCGACCAGCGGCAAGCCGCTGCTCACGAAGATTACCAAGGGCGCGTCCACGGCGCTCTACACCGCGCCTCTCAGCGCCGGCCGGCCGCTGGTCCTCGACCTCTCCGCCCCGGCCATCACGACGCCGTGCAGCGGGCAGACGACGACCGTCACGCTCTCCGCCAACTCCACCAACGGCAGCAACCCTCTGTCCTCAGTCTCCttcgccgccaccgccacctgCGCGGCGGCCCCGTCCGGCGCCGTCGGCGTGGCGGGGCTCGCGCGCTCCAGCGCCTCGTTCCCGGCGCAGGTTGCCAGTACGCAGAAGGTGGCCAACTCGTTCGCGCTCTGCCTCCCGAGCGACGGCAGGACCGGGTTCAGCGGCAACGGCGTGGGCGCGGCCATCTTCGGCGGCGGTCCGTTCTTCCTCGCGCCCCCGGCTGACCGGCCGTCCATCACGACGCTCCTCTCCGACGGCATCCCACTCCGCCAGCCCTTCTCCGGGAACCCTGGTTACTTCGTCTCAGCCACCAACGGCATCGCCATAGACGGTACGCGCGTGGCCGTGTCCGGCTCCGGCGCGCTCGTGGTCGGCCTCTCCACCACGATCCCCTACGCGCAGCTCCGGAGCGACGTGTACCGCCCCGTCATCGCGGCCTTCGACCGCGCCATGGGTGCCAGCGCCaaggtggcggcggtggcgccaTTCGAGCTGTGCTACGACTCGTCGAAGCTGGCGCCGACGCGGTTCGGGTACCTGGTGCCGAACGTGGACGTGATGCTGGAGGGCGGGACGAACTGGACGGTGGTGGGCGGCAACTCCATGGCGCAGGTGAATAGCGGCACGGCGTGCTTCGCGTTCGTCCGGTCGGGAGGCAGCACGGGGAGCGCGACGCCGGCGGTTGTGATCGGAGGGTTCCAGATGGAGAACAAGCTGGTGGTGCTGGAcaacagcaagaagacgctcagCTTCACCCAGAACCTCCCGGGCATGGGCTTCTCCTGCAGCAACTTCAATTTCACCAAGGCCGCCTAG
- the LOC125542432 gene encoding chitinase CLP-like — MWQSKPVLVLLLLAVSTAATVGKPLLTKVTKGVTSTALYTAPLSAGRPLVLDLSAPAITTPCSGQTTTVTLSANSTDGSNPISPVSFAATATCAAAPSGAVGVAGLARSSASFPAQVASTQKVANSFALCLPSSGVGAAIFGGGPFFLAPPADRPAITTLLSDGVPLRQPFSGNPGYFVSATNGIAIDGTRVAVSGSGALIVGLSTTIPYAQLRSDVYRPFITAFDRAMGSSAKVAAVAPFELCYDSSKLSPTLSGYSVPQVDVMLEGGTNFTVVGGNSMAQVNSGTACFAFVQAGGGTGGATPAVVIGGFQMENKLVVLDNDKQTLSFTPYLPARGFSCSNFNFTRAG, encoded by the coding sequence ATGTGGCAGTCCAAGCCAGTCCTGGTCCTCCTCCTGCTCGCCGTCTCCACGGCGGCGACCGTCGGCAAGCCGCTGCTCACGAAGGTCACCAAGGGCGTAACGTCCACCGCGCTCTACACGGCGCCGCTCAGCGCCGGCCGCCCGCTGGTCCTCGACCTCTCCGCTCCGGCCATCACGACGCCGTGCAGCGGCCAGACGACGACCGTGACACTCTCCGCCAACTCTACCGACGGCAGCAACCCGATATCCCCGGTCTCCTTCGCTGCCACCGCGACATGCGCGGCGGCCCCGTCCGGCGCCGTCGGCGTGGCGGGGCTCGCACGCTCCAGCGCATCGTTCCCGGCCCAGGTAGCGAGCACGCAGAAGGTGGCCAACTCGTTCGCGCTCTGCCTCCCGAGCAGCGGCGTGGGCGCGGCCATCTTCGGCGGCGGTCCATTCTTCCTAGCTCCCCCGGCGGACCGGCCGGCCATCACGACGCTCCTCTCCGACGGGGTCCCGCTCCGCCAGCCCTTCTCCGGGAACCCCGGCTACTTCGTCTCAGCCACCAACGGCATCGCCATCGACGGGACGCGCGTGGCCGTCTCCGGCTCCGGCGCGCTCATCGTCGGCCTCTCCACCACGATCCCCTACGCGCAACTCCGCAGCGACGTGTACCGCCCCTTCATCACGGCCTTCGACCGCGCCATGGGCTCGAGCGCGAAGGTGGCGGCCGTGGCGCCGTTCGAGCTGTGCTACGACTCGTCCAAGCTGTCGCCGACGCTGTCGGGCTACTCCGTCCCGCAGGTGGACGTGATGCTGGAGGGCGGGACGAACTTCACGGTGGTGGGCGGCAACTCCATGGCGCAGGTGAACAGCGGCACGGCGTGCTTCGCGTTCGTGCAGGCCGGAGGCGGCACTGGGGGCGCGACGCCGGCGGTGGTGATCGGGGGGTTCCAGATGGAGAACAAGCTGGTGGTGCTCGACAACGACAAGCAGACGCTCAGCTTCACCCCGTACCTCCCAGCCAGGGGGTTCTCCTGCAGCAACTTCAACTTCACCAGGGCGGGCTAG